Genomic window (Ureibacillus composti):
TCATGTGAATAGATCTCTTTTATTGAACGTTGCCCAAAAAGGTAATGACTCTTTACAACCACTCGTGCAAAATATGATGCTACAAGTCGAGGCGCAGGTTCAAGATGGTATAAATCGGGGGGCAATGGAACAAGCCATTAAATCTGTATTAAAAGATTTAGGACTAAGCTATGAAGCAGCATTAAATCAAAAAGAGTCAAACACTCAAACAATCAATCAAACGTTAAAACCCCAACTATTATCTCTGTTACAAGACCCTGTTATATCTCAAGGATTAAGAGAGTCGGCAGATCATTTGATGGCTAGGTTAAACGGAATGCAACTCCTTTCAGGTGAAAACGGTCATCAACACCAAATCGTCATGCAAATTCCATTACAATTTTTCGGGAAACAAATGGATGCAACTTTGCAATGGAATGGGCGGATGAAAGAGGATGGAAAAATAGATTCAAATTATGCAAGAATATTATTTTATCTAGAAATGGGTTCTCTTAACGAAACGGTGATTGATATGCACGTTCAAAATCGAATTGTGACGATTACGGTTTTTAATGAAAACGAACATCTAAATTTATTAGCTGAACCATTAAAAGCAGCTTTAAAAGAAGGCCTCAGAGAGAAGGAATATCAGCTCTCAGGAGTTTTTCTGAAGCCTATGATTTCGAAACAAAGTCATAGCAAAACAATTCCTATTCAACAAAAAAATTTACAACAAACCGGGGTGGATATACGGATATGAGTGGAAAAAAATTCGTCCGTAACGAGGCAATTGCATTGTCCTATAATCCTGAAACAACTAGCGGTCCTGTCGTTGTTGCAAAGGGAAAAGGAAAGATTGCAAATAACATATTGGAGCAAGCAACATTGCATGGTGTACCCATTTATGAAGATCCAAATCTAGTTCAACTATTAGGACAACTGGATTTAAATGAGTCGATTCCTGAAGAATTATATCAAGCGGTGGCAGAGGTTTTTGCGTTTATTTACAGATTAGATCAGCAACATCAGTCATTTCAAAAGAAATCAAAACTATAAGATTGTAAATAAAACTAGTTTTCTTTTATTTGAGAGTGTATTATGTAATAAAACGAGAAAAAAATCGTTTTTATTACAATGATAGACATTGTCAGAATGTTTGTATAAAATAGTATTTGAGGAAACAATTTTCAATTGGCGGATGGGAGGATTTATATGAATATCCACGAGTATCAGGGGAAAGAAATACTTAGAAAATACGGGGTTGCAGTACCGAATGGTAGCGTTGCTTTTTCACCGGAAGAAGCAGTAAAAGTTGCAAAAGAGTTAGGTTCTAGCGTTACTGTTGTAAAAGCACAAATCCACGCAGGTGGCCGCGGTAAAGCGGGCGGTGTGAAAATTGCAAAAAACTTAGAAGAAGTTCGTGCTTATGCAAAAGAATTACTAGGGAAAATACTAGTAACTCACCAAACTGGTCCAGAAGGTAAAGAAGTAAAACGTCTTTATATTGAAGAAGGATCTGATATTAGAAAAGAATATTATTTAAGTCTTGTTTTAGATAGAGCTACATCTAGAGTGACTCTAATGGGTTCTGAAGAAGGCGGAATGGATATCGAAGAAGTAGCTGAAGCAACTCCTGAAAAGATCTTTAAAGAAGTTGTAGATCCAGTTACAGGGTTAACACCATTCCAAGCACGTCGAATGGCGTTTAACATGAATATCCCACCTAAGTTAGTAAATAAAGCAGCAAAATTAATGCTTGGCTTATATCAGGCATTTGTCGATAAAGATGCGTCAATTGTTGAAATTAATCCTCTAGTTGTGACAGGTAATGATGAAGTAGTGGCACTTGATGCGAAATTTAACTTTGATTCAAATGCATTATATCGTCACAAAGATATTGTAGAATTACGAGATTACGATGAAGAAGATCCAAAAGAAATTGAAGCATCAAAATATGATTTAAGCTATATTCCTTTAGATGGCAACATTGGCTGTATGGTAAATGGTGCAGGTCTTGCTATGGCTACTATGGATACAATTAGTTATTACGGCGGACAACCCGCGAACTTCCTTGACGTTGGGGGCGGTGCTACAGCCGAAAAAGTAACAGAAGCATTCAAAATCATCTTATCTGACCCGAATGTAAAAGGAATCTTTGTTAACATCTTTGGAGGCATCATGAAATGTGATGTTATTGCAGAAGGGGTTATTACAGCTGCAAAAGAAGTTGGATTACAAGTGCCTTTAGTTGTTCGATTAGAAGGAACAAACGTTGATCTTGGGAAAGAATTATTAAACGCTTCTGGCTTAAACATTGTAGCCGCAGACTCAATGGCTGATGGCGCGCAAAAAATTGTAAAACTAGTATAACCAAAGGAAGGCAGGGGAAAAATGCATGAGTGTTTATATTAATAAAGATACAAAAGTAATCGTTCAAGGGATCACAGGGGAAACAGCCCTTTTCCATACAAAGCAAATGTTAGAGTACGGTACGAAAATTGTTGCAGGGGTTACGCCTGGTAAAGCTGGTCAAGAAGCAGAAGGTGTTCCTGTATTTAATACGGTAAAAGACGCTGTTGACGCTACAGGTGCAAACGTTTCTGTTATTTATGTTCCGGCACCATTCGCAGCAGATGCAATAATGGAAGCAGTAGATGCGGAGTTAGATTTAACAATTTGTATTACTGAACATATTCCTGTCTTAGATATGGTGAAAGTTAAGCGCTATATGGAAGGGAAAAAGACTCGCTTAGTGGGTCCAAACTGTCCAGGTGTAATTACAGCGGATGAATGTAAGATTGGTATTATGCCAGGTTACATTCATACAAAAGGTCATGTAGGTGTCGTTTCTCGTTCTGGTACGCTTACATATGAAGCTGTACACCAACTTTCACAAGCAGGAATCGGCCAAACAACAGCTGTTGGGATTGGTGGAGACCCTGTGAATGGGACAAACTTTATTGATGTTTTAAGTGAGTTTAATAATGATCCAGAAACATATGCAGTTGTGATGATTGGTGAAATTGGTGGAACTGCAGAAGAAGAAGCTGCAGAGTGGATTAAAGCTAATATGACAAAACCTGTCGTAGGCTTTATCGGTGGTCAAACAGCCCCTCCAGGAAAGCGTATGGGACATGCAGGTGCGATTATCTCTGGTGGTAAAGGGACAGCTGCAGAAAAAATTAAAGCGATGAATGCAGCGGATATTCAAGTTGCTGAAACACCATCTGTAATCGGTGAAACATTAATTAAAGTTTTAAAAGAAAAAGGTCTATACGAAAAATGTAAGACACATTAAAATAGAGGTGTAACACATTAAAAGATGTGTTGCACCTTTTTCTTGTTGTCCATTTCATTTCAATCAAAACGAATGTGGGTCAACAGTTTAACATCCTTTTCTTATTCCCTGCATCCCTAAGTTCACCCCAACTTCCTCTAGTATAAAGGAAGTGTTTAAAAATGAATCAGCCTATATTTCGATTAGAACAATTGCTTTCCCTCCATTATATTTATCCCCTAACCTTAAATAAATTTCAAAAATTACTTCTTGGTATTGGTTCTCTCGACAAACTTCCACAAATGACTTCAACAGAATTAGCTAACATTCTACAAATTACAACAAATACTGCGAAAGCCATTTTAGAAAAATACTCTATGATTTTAAAGAATGATTTAATCTTTGCATATAATTCCCAAAAGATACATGTGGTACCATATAATCATCCAGTGTATCCTAAAAAATTGTTAGAATTAGTTGATCCACCTACCATTTTATATGGAAGAGGAGACATTTCTTTATTACAAAGTCCTAATAAAATTGCCATAATTGGTTCAAGAAAAGCCACGAATTATTCCAAACAAGCCCTAGATTGCATTGTCCCTCCACTCATTGAGCAAAATTTTGTCATTGTCAGTGGACTAGCAAAAGGGGCGGATAGTTTCGCCCATCATGCAGCCCTTCAATTTGGTGGAAAAACAATTGGGGTATTAGGACATGGTTTATTTCACCTCTACCCAAGGGAAAATAGTGAACTAGCTGCTAAAATGGCGATTGATCATTTACTAATTACAGAATATCCTCCATATGTTGGGGTTCAAAAATGGCATTTTCCAATGAGAAATCGTATTATTAGCGGTATTAGCAATGCGCTTGTTGTGACCGAGTCTTCTTTAAAAAGTGGTACACTAATTACAACAGACCATGCATTGGAACATGGGAAAGATGTATTTGTTGTTCCTGGACCAATACATTCAGAACAATCAAAAGGGACAAATAAATTGTTAAAAGACGGGGCAATTCCAGTATGGAACGGGTATCAAATCTTAGAGGAAATCAAATTGTTTTAAGGTAAATATTGAAAAAAAGTTGCATTATTATAAAATCTGTTATACATTTTGCAACAGGTATTTATTTATAAAATTTATCAATTTAACCTCTATAAGGGGGAAGTATAGATGGCAGATTATTTAGTAATCGTAGAGTCACCGGCAAAAGCAAAAACGATTGAACGATATTTAGGAAAGAAATATAAAGTAAAGGCTTCAATTGGGCATGTTCGTGACTTACCAAGAAGTCAAACGGGGATTGATGTAGAAAATAACTATGAACCGAAATATATTACGATTCGTGGGAAAGGACCAGTGCTGCAGGAATTAAAAACAGCTGCTAAAAAAGCGAAAAAAGTTTTTCTTGCATCCGACCCTGACCGCGAAGGGGAAGCAATTGCTTGGCATTTAGCAACTGCTCTAAATATCGATACAAGTTCTGAATGTCGAGTGGTTTTCAATGAAATAACAAAAGATGCAATTTTAGAGTCGTTTAAGCATCCACGACCAATAGATATGAATTTAGTAGATGCACAACAAGCACGACGAATTTTAGACCGCCTTGTAGGCTATAATATTAGCCCTATTTTATGGAAGAAAGTTAAAAAAGGATTGTCTGCAGGACGTGTGCAATCGGTTGCACTACGATTAATTATTGACCGTGAAAACGAAATAAAGCATTTCGTACCTGAAGAATATTGGACAATCGATGGAAAGTTTGAAAAAGATACAAAACAGTTCGATGCAGTTTTCTTTGGCATTGAAAATGAAAAAGTGAAACTAACAAATGAGCAACAAGTGAAAGATATTTTAAAAAATCTTAAAGGCAATGAATTTGAAGTAACGAATGTTGTAAAGAAAGAGAGAAAACGAAATGCGGCTCCTGCCTTTACAACTTCTTCGTTACAACAAGAAGCTGCTCGAAAGCTAAATTTCCGTGCAAGAAAAACAATGATGCTTGCACAACAATTATATGAAGGAATTGATCTCGGTAAGAAAGAGGGAACGGTCGGGTTAATCACGTATATGCGTACCGACTCCACTCGTATTTCCGAAACTGCAAAATCCGAAGCATTCGATTATATTAATGAAAAATACGGTAAAGAATATATTGTTGGTGAGGCAAAAAAAGCGAAAAAAGCAACAAATGCTCAAGATGCTCACGAAGCAATTCGCCCGACGAGCGTGCTACGTTCGCCAAACGAGTTAAAAGAAGTGCTAAGTCGTGATCAATTACGACTATATCGCTTAATTTGGGAACGTTTTGTTGCGAGTCAAATGGCCCCAGCGATTTTAGATACTGTTTCAGTTGATCTAAAGAATGAAAATGTATTATTCCGTGCCAATGGATCGCATGTGAAGTTTCCAGGGTTTATGAAGCTTTATATTGAAGGAACGGATGATGCGACGGAAGAAACAACAAAACTACTCCCTGAAATGGAAGTAGGCGATAAAGTAACGTCACTTGATATTGATCCGATTCAACATTTCACTCAACCACCTCCACGCTATACGGAAGCCCGTCTAGTTAAGGAGCTAGAAGAGTTAGGTATCGGTCGACCATCAACATATGCACCGACGTTAGACGTTATTCAGAAACGTGGATATGTACAATTAGAAACAAAACGATTTGTACCAACAGAACTTGGAGAAATTGTACATGCAGCTACACTAGAGTTCTTCCCTGAAATCATTAATATTGAATTTACTGCTCAAATGGAACATGATTTAGATGCCATTGAGGAAGGGATTACAAAATGGGTAGAAGTGATAGATGCCTTCTACAAAGATTTTGAACCACGTGTTAAACATGCGGATGAAGTTATGGAGAAAATTGAAATTAAAGATGAGCCAGCAGGTGAAGATTGTGAAAATTGTGGCGCTCCAATGGTTTATAAGCTTGGGCGATATGGTAAATTTATGGCTTGTTCAAATTTCCCTGACTGCCGAAATACA
Coding sequences:
- a CDS encoding EscU/YscU/HrcU family type III secretion system export apparatus switch protein; amino-acid sequence: MSGKKFVRNEAIALSYNPETTSGPVVVAKGKGKIANNILEQATLHGVPIYEDPNLVQLLGQLDLNESIPEELYQAVAEVFAFIYRLDQQHQSFQKKSKL
- the sucC gene encoding ADP-forming succinate--CoA ligase subunit beta, with translation MNIHEYQGKEILRKYGVAVPNGSVAFSPEEAVKVAKELGSSVTVVKAQIHAGGRGKAGGVKIAKNLEEVRAYAKELLGKILVTHQTGPEGKEVKRLYIEEGSDIRKEYYLSLVLDRATSRVTLMGSEEGGMDIEEVAEATPEKIFKEVVDPVTGLTPFQARRMAFNMNIPPKLVNKAAKLMLGLYQAFVDKDASIVEINPLVVTGNDEVVALDAKFNFDSNALYRHKDIVELRDYDEEDPKEIEASKYDLSYIPLDGNIGCMVNGAGLAMATMDTISYYGGQPANFLDVGGGATAEKVTEAFKIILSDPNVKGIFVNIFGGIMKCDVIAEGVITAAKEVGLQVPLVVRLEGTNVDLGKELLNASGLNIVAADSMADGAQKIVKLV
- the sucD gene encoding succinate--CoA ligase subunit alpha encodes the protein MSVYINKDTKVIVQGITGETALFHTKQMLEYGTKIVAGVTPGKAGQEAEGVPVFNTVKDAVDATGANVSVIYVPAPFAADAIMEAVDAELDLTICITEHIPVLDMVKVKRYMEGKKTRLVGPNCPGVITADECKIGIMPGYIHTKGHVGVVSRSGTLTYEAVHQLSQAGIGQTTAVGIGGDPVNGTNFIDVLSEFNNDPETYAVVMIGEIGGTAEEEAAEWIKANMTKPVVGFIGGQTAPPGKRMGHAGAIISGGKGTAAEKIKAMNAADIQVAETPSVIGETLIKVLKEKGLYEKCKTH
- the dprA gene encoding DNA-processing protein DprA, whose product is MNQPIFRLEQLLSLHYIYPLTLNKFQKLLLGIGSLDKLPQMTSTELANILQITTNTAKAILEKYSMILKNDLIFAYNSQKIHVVPYNHPVYPKKLLELVDPPTILYGRGDISLLQSPNKIAIIGSRKATNYSKQALDCIVPPLIEQNFVIVSGLAKGADSFAHHAALQFGGKTIGVLGHGLFHLYPRENSELAAKMAIDHLLITEYPPYVGVQKWHFPMRNRIISGISNALVVTESSLKSGTLITTDHALEHGKDVFVVPGPIHSEQSKGTNKLLKDGAIPVWNGYQILEEIKLF
- the topA gene encoding type I DNA topoisomerase; the protein is MADYLVIVESPAKAKTIERYLGKKYKVKASIGHVRDLPRSQTGIDVENNYEPKYITIRGKGPVLQELKTAAKKAKKVFLASDPDREGEAIAWHLATALNIDTSSECRVVFNEITKDAILESFKHPRPIDMNLVDAQQARRILDRLVGYNISPILWKKVKKGLSAGRVQSVALRLIIDRENEIKHFVPEEYWTIDGKFEKDTKQFDAVFFGIENEKVKLTNEQQVKDILKNLKGNEFEVTNVVKKERKRNAAPAFTTSSLQQEAARKLNFRARKTMMLAQQLYEGIDLGKKEGTVGLITYMRTDSTRISETAKSEAFDYINEKYGKEYIVGEAKKAKKATNAQDAHEAIRPTSVLRSPNELKEVLSRDQLRLYRLIWERFVASQMAPAILDTVSVDLKNENVLFRANGSHVKFPGFMKLYIEGTDDATEETTKLLPEMEVGDKVTSLDIDPIQHFTQPPPRYTEARLVKELEELGIGRPSTYAPTLDVIQKRGYVQLETKRFVPTELGEIVHAATLEFFPEIINIEFTAQMEHDLDAIEEGITKWVEVIDAFYKDFEPRVKHADEVMEKIEIKDEPAGEDCENCGAPMVYKLGRYGKFMACSNFPDCRNTKAIMKPIGVKCPNCETGEIVERKSKTKRLFYGCNNYPECEFVSWDKPISRPCPKCSALLVEKKIKKGIQIQCTKCDYEEAPTQ